From the genome of Uranotaenia lowii strain MFRU-FL chromosome 1, ASM2978415v1, whole genome shotgun sequence, one region includes:
- the LOC129740423 gene encoding uncharacterized protein LOC129740423, translating into MTFERRITNNLYSIVLAFLHLTGDIFCSIDSYDIRYLYGEGICDFKGNLQSDKFVSLRNPNQGYIFKQSWFLFAFEGTSYCSFELKAPDDMGFFITAREIKLRKNATGECVDTIEVKYDSKKYEFCDSSDSFNKLRSFRTGENVSITININKDIPLDLIGDMFIELVVTIRRNCGPEYHVQCDEDDRGSCISPGFQNDDIVNCPDCSDEISCLKENLESPVKSRPKVSGSNVLLWTIVALLVTTIIFGTFLCRLFNQRREITENNSGSRPRNDDQNQTVQIPNSSLSFTTNQITLRNEFEPSAPSEETEEEQPPPHYETLYK; encoded by the exons ATGACTTTCGAACGCAGAATAACCAACAACCTTTATTCGATCGTGTTAGCGTTTTTACATTTGACCGGCGACATCTTCTGTTCTATTGATAGTTATGACATAC GTTATCTCTACGGAGAGGGGATTTGTGATTTTAAGGGCAATTTACAGTCCGATAAATTTGTATCACTACGCAATCCTAATcaaggatatatttttaagcaaagCTGGTTTTTGTTCGCCTTCGAGGGAACTTCCTATTGTAGTTTCGAGCTTAAAGCGCCTGACGACATGGGCTTCTTCATAACAGCACGCGAGATAAAGTTGCGAAAAAACGCCACTGGAGAGTGCGTTGATACTATAGAagttaaatatgattcaaaaaagtACGAGTTTTGCGATTCCTCCGACTCTTTCAACAAGCTAAGATCATTCAGAACTGGCGAGAATGTGAGCATAACGATAAATATAAATAAGGACATACCGTTGGATCTTATTGGCGATATGTTTATTGAATTAGTGGTAACTATTAGGCGTAATTGCGGCCCAGAATATCACGTGCAGTGCGATGAGGATGACCGGGGATCTTGTATAAGTCCAGGTTTTCAGAACGATGACATTGTTAACTGTCCTGATTGTAGTGATGAAATTAGCTGCTTGAAAGAGAACCTGGAATCACCAGTTAAATCTCGACCGAAGGTTTCTGGATCGAATGTTCTTCTTTGGACGATTGTGGCACTACTAGTGACAACGATAatttttggaacttttcttTGTCGCTTATTCAACCAACGGCGAGAAATTACCGAAAATAATTCGGGCTCGAGACCTAGAAATGatgatcaaaatcaaacggttcaaattccaaattctaGTCTCAGCTTTACCACAAACCAGATAACGCTGAGAAACGAGTTCGAGCCAAGTGCGCCATCGGAAGAGACAGAAGAAGAACAACCACCACCTCATTACGAAACGCTTTACAAGTAG
- the LOC129738007 gene encoding uncharacterized protein LOC129738007, which translates to MSRKMKQPAQKEVFSCVICPLPDSREDMMQCRNCSAWVHYSCGGAANEAEAKKLDYVCPKCLAEKRSDTRSLKKGTSTTSRRSEALALKLQQLEEEKQLRDQQNQAKRKLQEKRRTLLEEEEQLQKEEDREALEYLQSKHSLEQQLEEESSNASRISVRSLESRSKVEDWLKENDSVCDVDPVQEKLVAATMLENQIQSIKIAQIEKQLQTNVCFRNSAENTSCVSNYYTLPTNGFVNPTGKSTPKLNVQRNTDFRVAQEANEGVTPFEPTVSKRENYGIPSTSPRQVMPKDLPLFWGNAEEWPIFYNHYVMTTEVCGYTDVENLARLQRSLKGTALDSVRSLLLSPSSVPSIISSLQILFGKPELILYSLIKKVRDTPAPKPERLDMLITFGMAVKNMCAHMIATEQGDHLSNPLLLQELIDKLPVANKMDWARYRSGLSTVNLNDFGKFMERTVMEASLVVLHVVPESRGSKSESKQRDRMFVNFHETSLIQSRDSESMVGDYDDSICTQCQNGEHKADACDWFKLLPVDERWKVVHKLKWCRTCFGQHGKIDGKWLCPSKRRCNQNGCQKLHHKLLHNTTKQQQTDVMAPGTHAVLNHHSVQMPTLFRIVPVTVHGKNRSIETFAMLDEGSAVTLMDNALFEELGTIGVADPLCLLWTDNVSRIEAKSRRAELKISGQDGHKYPMFNVHSVSKLVLPQQSLKVRELFDKFPHLRCVPVEDYSKIIPRILIGIDNVHLLVPMKAVEGNTLSQPIAVLSRLGWSIYGGCPGGNTVVNVHLVKQCNCNQGESLHELVKQYFKVESTGIGVEIPESEEDKRARSILEKTTRRVDGAFETGLLWRYEDFVFPSSFKMALCRLKCLERKLKKDDNLYDAVRKQIQEYQIKGYAHKATLAELQNTDSKRIWYLPLGVVVHPRKPGKVRLIWDASAEVDGISLNSMLLKGPDLLTSLTTVLSNFRQHRVAIVGDIEQMFHRIRICDADKQAQRFVWRDQPFEDATVFVMDVATFGSTCSPCSAQFVKNRNAEDFARLYPKAAFAIQKGHYVDDCLVSCDTVEEAIQLALQIKEIHAAAGFNIRNWISNRPEVLRGIGEEVTLEQKSLQIEKNRRIF; encoded by the exons ATGTCGCGCAAAATGAAACAACCAGCTCAAAAGGAAGTTTTCAGTTGCGTAATCTGCCCTCTTCCGGATAGTCGGGAAGATATGATGCAATGCCGGAACTGCTCTGCCTGGGTTCATTATTCCTGTGGAGGTGCTGCAAATGAGGCGGAAGCAAAGAAACTCGACTATGTGTGTCCTAAATGTCTAGCGGAGAAGCGCTCGGACACAAGATCACTCAAAAAAGGAACTTCGACAACAAGCCGACGATCGGAAGCGCTAGCTCTGAAACTGCAGCAGCTAGAAGAAGAAAAGCAGCTGCGGGATCAACAAAATCAGGCAAAGCGGAAACTACAGGAGAAACGCCGGACGCTACTGGAAGAGGAGGAGCAGTTACAGAAGGAAGAGGATCGTGAAGCTTTGGAATATCTGCAGAGTAAGCATTCTTTGGAGCAGCAATTGGAGGAAGAATCCAGCAATGCTAGTCGAATAAGCGTTCGTAGTCTGGAAAGCCGAAGCAAAGTTGAGGATTGGTTGAAGGAAAACGATAGCGTGTGTGATGTCGACCCAGTTCAGGAGAAGCTGGTGGCTGCCACAATGTTGGAAAACCAAATTCAATCCATCAAAATTGCGCAAATTGAGAAACAGCTTCAAACTAACGTATGCTTCCGAAATTCTGCCGAAAACACAAGTTGCGTTTCTAACTATTATACGCTTCCAACAAACGGATTTGTAAACCCAACCGGAAAGTCAACCCCGAAATTAAACGTGCAAAGGAATACAGATTTTCGAGTAGCACAAGAAGCAAATGAAGGGGTGACTCCTTTTGAGCCCACCGTATCGAAACGTGAGAACTATGGAATTCCCAGTACAAGTC CCCGACAAGTTATGCCTAAGGATCTGCCGTTATTTTGGGGTAACGCTGAGGAATGGCCTATCTTTTACAATCATTATGTAATGACGACTGAAGTGTGCGGATATACAGACGTTGAAAACTTAGCAAGGCTGCAAAGAAGCTTGAAAGGCACCGCTCTGGATTCGGTTCGTAGTCTCCTACTGTCTCCTTCGTCAGTACCGTCTATCATCAGCTCCCTACAGATACTATTCGGTAAGCCAGAACTAATTCTTTACTCATTAATTAAGAAAGTTCGTGACACTCCGGCACCCAAACCCGAAAGGTTAGATATGCTGATCACCTTTGGCATGGCAGTCAAAAATATGTGCGCTCACATGATTGCCACGGAACAAGGCGATCATCTTTCAAATCCATTATTACTGCAGGAACTCATTGATAAACTACCAGTTGCTAACAAAATGGATTGGGCACGTTATCGTTCAGGTCTGTCGACAGTGAATCTGAATGACTTTGGGAAATTCATGGAACGAACAGTAATGGAAGCAAGCTTGGTTGTTCTGCACGTAGTGCCAGAATCTAGGGGATCTAAATCCGAATCAAAACAGCGTGATAGAATGTTTGTGAACTTCCACGAAACTTCTCTGATCCAATCACGAGATAGTGAGTCGATGGTAGGAGATTATGATGATAGTATTTGCACACAATGTCAGAACGGGGAGCATAAAGCAGATGCTTGTGATTGGTTCAAACTCTTACCAGTCGACGAACGATGGAAAGTGGTTCATAAATTGAAGTGGTGCCGAACGTGCTTTGGACAGCATGgcaaaattgatggaaaatggtTATGCCCTAGCAAACGACGATGTAACCAAAACGGATGCCAGAAACTACATCATAAGCTTCTACACAATACTACTAAACAGCAGCAGACGGACGTGATGGCACCAGGTACACATGCGGTGTTAAACCATCATTCAGTACAGATGCCTACGTTGTTTAGGATCGTTCCTGTGACTGTTCATGGTAAAAATAGGTCTATCGAGACGTTCGCTATGTTAGATGAAGGTTCGGCTGTAACGTTAATGGACAACGCACTTTTCGAGGAATTGGGGACAATTGGCGTCGCCGACCCATTATGCTTATTATGGACAGATAATGTATCGCGCATCGAAGCTAAATCTCGTCGAGCAGAATTGAAAATCTCCGGTCAAGATGGGCATAAGTATCCGATGTTCAATGTCCATTCAGTTTCAAAACTAGTCCTTCCACAGCAATCTTTAAAGGTCCGTGAATTGTTCGACAAATTTCCCCATTTGCGATGTGTGCCTGTTGAAGACTATTCAAAAATCATTCCACGAATTTTAATCGGAATTGACAACGTTCATCTGTTGGTTCCTATGAAAGCAGTTGAAGGAAACACGTTAAGCCAACCAATAGCTGTTTTGTCACGATTAGGTTGGTCGATTTATGGAGGCTGCCCTGGAGGAAACACGGTTGTCAACGTCCATTTGGTTAAACAATGTAACTGCAATCAAGGAGAAAGTCTTCATGAATTGGTTAAGCAGTATTTCAAGGTGGAGTCAACTGGTATCGGGGTCGAAATCCCAGAGTCTGAAGAAGATAAGCGGGCTCGTTCTATCCTGGAAAAAACTACACGTCGTGTTGATGGCGCATTCGAGACCGGACTTTTATGGCGATATGAGGACTTCGTTTTTCCTTCCAGTTTCAAAATGGCACTTTGTAGGCTTAAATGTCtggaaagaaaattgaaaaaagatgatAACTTGTACGATGCTGTTAGGAAACAGATACAGGAATACCAGATTAAAGGATACGCGCATAAAGCAACTCTAGCCGAACTTCAGAATACCGACTCGAAGAGAATTTGGTATCTACCACTTGGAGTCGTGGTCCATCCTAGAAAGCCCGGAAAAGTTCGCCTTATTTGGGACGCTTCAGCAGAGGTTGACGGCATCAGTCTGAATTCGATGTTACTAAAGGGACCAGATCTTCTTACGTCGTTGACAACAGTTTTGAGCAATTTTCGGCAGCATAGAGTGGCAATCGTTGGTGACATCGAACAGATGTTTCACCGAATAAGGATTTGTGACGCGGACAAGCAAGCCCAACGATTTGTATGGAGAGATCAGCCGTTCGAGGATGCAACTGTGTTTGTGATGGACGTTGCAACCTTTGGGTCCACTTGCTCCCCCTGTTCGGCACAATTTGTGAAGAATCGGAATGCGGAGGACTTTGCAAGGTTGTACCCCAAAGCGGCATTCGCTATTCAAAAGGGACATTACGTGGACGACTGTCTTGTGAGCTGCGATACGGTTGAGGAGGCTATACAATTGGCACTGCAAATAAAGGAAATCCATGCAGCAGCTGGATTTAATATAAGAAACTGGATTTCCAATCGACCCGAAGTGCTTCGTGGCATTGGTGAAGAAGTCACTTTGGAGCAGAAGAgccttcaaattgaaaaaaatcggcgCATCTTCTAA